The following are encoded together in the Novipirellula artificiosorum genome:
- a CDS encoding alpha/beta hydrolase — translation MMSRTDYRPRQHRFAKFSISLVLCMLSSVTTPLVTAEEPAAVAAKVAEADAVVPVWPTDPPAWNAPTMAEQDTSGPDGRNVAGKSVIRLGYVTSPELHIYRAKAGVQSDTAVVVCPGGGYSILAWDLEGTEIAELLQEMGVTAVVLKYRVPSRGEAESWKPAVQDIQRAISLVRAGAIPEVKVSKVGVLGFSAGGNASARAATATQRHYDSVDSHDQQNYLPDFAVLVYPAWLVEKDNPTQLIDGITVSDQTPPMFFAHARNDGISCLNSITLFTELQKRDKPASLHVFSGGGHGFGARPNDQETDAWPELLELWMREQEWLGK, via the coding sequence ATGATGAGTCGAACTGATTACCGACCGCGGCAGCATCGATTTGCTAAGTTTTCAATCAGCCTGGTCCTTTGCATGCTGTCCTCAGTCACGACACCCTTGGTGACCGCTGAGGAACCGGCTGCCGTAGCGGCAAAGGTGGCCGAGGCGGACGCAGTGGTTCCCGTTTGGCCAACGGATCCTCCGGCCTGGAACGCTCCGACGATGGCTGAACAGGATACCAGTGGCCCGGATGGTCGCAACGTTGCGGGAAAATCGGTCATTCGGCTCGGGTATGTGACAAGCCCCGAACTCCACATCTATCGAGCAAAGGCGGGTGTCCAATCGGACACCGCCGTCGTGGTTTGCCCCGGTGGGGGCTATTCCATTTTGGCTTGGGACCTCGAAGGAACCGAGATTGCTGAACTGCTGCAAGAAATGGGCGTCACCGCGGTCGTGTTGAAGTATCGCGTTCCGTCGCGGGGCGAAGCCGAATCATGGAAACCAGCCGTCCAAGATATCCAACGAGCGATCAGCTTAGTGCGTGCAGGAGCCATTCCAGAAGTCAAGGTTTCCAAAGTCGGCGTGCTCGGCTTTTCAGCTGGCGGAAACGCGTCCGCTCGGGCTGCTACCGCGACCCAGCGGCACTACGACTCGGTCGATTCTCACGACCAGCAGAACTATCTGCCCGATTTTGCCGTTCTGGTCTATCCTGCTTGGCTGGTGGAGAAAGACAATCCGACCCAATTGATTGATGGCATCACGGTCAGCGACCAGACGCCGCCAATGTTCTTTGCCCATGCTCGCAACGATGGGATCAGTTGCTTGAACAGCATCACGTTGTTTACGGAATTGCAGAAGCGAGACAAACCAGCGTCGCTGCATGTGTTTTCAGGCGGTGGTCACGGCTTCGGAGCTCGCCCGAACGATCAAGAAACCGATGCTTGGCCTGAATTGTTAGAATTGTGGATGCGTGAGCAGGAGTGGCTAGGGAAGTGA
- the ftsH gene encoding ATP-dependent zinc metalloprotease FtsH has product MSDEKRRKPTSNETRGGGNMWFVLAAIISAVLISAFWFGNTEQRLRYPDLLALLKEQSRSLATEQPQGDPNVNRESAATEDAEAETDDGVIVVPSIADSSRQIEYSNPQDILVAEDMITGTVLYRELKKQGDLSASPRTRVKFETIRTMRNEAEDAQLAELLESSGVVWDNDRPSRFFEDHWPELLMIGVLVMLGIMMLRRMGGVGSPMSFSRSRGKLYGQEDLPVTFGDVAGIEEAIDEVREVVDFLKNSEKYQALGGRIPKGVLLVGPPGTGKTLLAKAIAGEAGVPFFSLSGSDFVEMFVGVGAARVRDMFQQATSRAPCIIFIDELDALGKSRSGSVVGGHDEREQTLNALLVEMDGFDSNSGVMIVAATNRPETLDPALLRPGRFDRHVLVDRPDVGGREEILKVHVKNVRLDDSVTLRDIASITPGFVGADLANLVNEAALLAARANLQTVGIEQFNEAVERVTAGLEKKNRVMNEDEKIRVAYHESGHAVVAAALPNTDPVHKVSIIPRGLAALGYTMQRPESERYLMTKAELESNMKVLLAGTLTEEMIFQDISTGAQNDLERCTEIARSMVMDYGMSRLGRINFRRSSRSPFLAGGGGDGFQMMHSDEMAKMIDKEVARIIEDALVQTREILEQRRDVLEAVTQKLLDVEAIDSDELMRLIKEHSRGPWLVPGTVTAKPRAVIAPDTSATDAAEGT; this is encoded by the coding sequence AACACGTGGTGGCGGAAACATGTGGTTCGTGCTCGCCGCAATCATCTCAGCAGTCTTGATCAGCGCATTTTGGTTCGGAAATACCGAGCAACGACTCCGTTACCCCGATCTGCTGGCACTGCTGAAAGAGCAGTCCCGCTCGCTTGCGACCGAGCAGCCGCAAGGGGACCCGAATGTGAACCGCGAGAGTGCGGCGACCGAGGATGCGGAAGCCGAAACCGACGATGGCGTGATCGTGGTTCCGTCGATTGCCGATTCGTCGCGCCAGATCGAGTACAGCAATCCGCAAGACATCCTGGTCGCCGAGGACATGATCACCGGCACCGTGCTCTACCGCGAACTCAAAAAACAAGGCGACTTATCAGCCTCGCCGCGGACACGTGTGAAGTTCGAGACCATCCGGACGATGCGGAACGAAGCCGAAGACGCTCAATTGGCCGAATTGCTCGAGTCGTCGGGCGTCGTTTGGGACAATGACCGACCGAGTCGTTTTTTTGAAGACCATTGGCCAGAACTGCTGATGATCGGTGTCTTGGTGATGTTGGGCATCATGATGCTGCGGCGAATGGGTGGCGTCGGTTCGCCGATGTCGTTTTCTCGCAGCCGAGGCAAGCTTTACGGTCAAGAGGATTTGCCGGTCACGTTCGGAGACGTTGCCGGGATCGAAGAAGCGATCGATGAGGTCCGCGAGGTGGTCGATTTTTTAAAGAACAGCGAAAAGTACCAAGCGCTCGGCGGTCGGATTCCCAAGGGAGTCCTGTTGGTTGGCCCTCCAGGAACCGGTAAGACATTGCTCGCCAAAGCGATCGCGGGCGAAGCGGGGGTTCCGTTCTTTAGTCTGTCCGGCAGCGATTTTGTTGAGATGTTTGTCGGCGTTGGAGCGGCTCGTGTGCGCGACATGTTCCAACAAGCAACCAGCCGTGCGCCGTGCATTATCTTTATCGATGAGCTCGACGCATTAGGGAAGAGTCGCAGCGGCAGCGTCGTCGGCGGCCACGACGAACGCGAACAAACCCTCAACGCATTGTTGGTGGAAATGGACGGTTTCGATTCGAATTCGGGCGTGATGATTGTTGCGGCAACCAATCGACCCGAAACACTCGACCCGGCGCTGTTGCGTCCTGGACGTTTCGATCGACATGTCTTGGTCGATCGGCCTGATGTTGGCGGCCGTGAAGAAATCTTGAAGGTTCATGTCAAGAATGTTCGTTTGGACGATTCCGTGACGCTGAGGGATATCGCGTCGATTACACCTGGATTCGTCGGAGCCGATCTGGCCAACCTCGTGAATGAAGCGGCGTTGTTGGCTGCCCGTGCGAATCTCCAAACCGTGGGCATTGAGCAATTCAACGAAGCCGTCGAACGCGTGACCGCGGGCTTGGAGAAAAAGAACCGGGTGATGAACGAGGATGAAAAGATCCGCGTTGCTTATCACGAATCGGGCCACGCGGTCGTTGCCGCAGCGTTACCCAACACCGATCCGGTCCACAAGGTTAGCATTATTCCACGAGGCTTAGCCGCTCTGGGATACACCATGCAGCGACCAGAGTCCGAGCGTTATTTGATGACCAAGGCCGAGTTGGAAAGCAACATGAAGGTGCTGCTCGCGGGAACCTTGACCGAAGAAATGATTTTCCAAGACATCAGCACGGGAGCTCAGAACGACCTGGAACGTTGTACCGAAATCGCCCGCAGCATGGTGATGGATTACGGAATGAGCCGACTCGGACGAATCAATTTTCGGCGCAGCTCACGATCCCCCTTCTTAGCCGGTGGTGGAGGCGATGGGTTTCAAATGATGCACAGTGATGAAATGGCAAAAATGATCGACAAGGAAGTGGCCAGAATCATCGAAGACGCCTTGGTGCAAACCCGCGAGATCTTAGAGCAGCGTCGTGATGTCCTCGAAGCGGTGACCCAGAAGCTCTTGGATGTTGAAGCCATCGATAGCGACGAGCTGATGCGGTTGATTAAAGAGCATTCGCGGGGCCCGTGGTTGGTTCCTGGAACCGTCACCGCGAAACCACGAGCGGTGATCGCACCCGACACCAGCGCAACGGACGCTGCTGAGGGAACGTAG
- the trhA gene encoding PAQR family membrane homeostasis protein TrhA: MSASSNTVMMEIGDAPIKLDQEWANALTHGVATIVSIVAATLLIGRAATVDAGLSIACAAYMAGVIGTFACSTLSHLILRQPMLDTLRAWDQAMIYTMISGTYTPIVYACAPDTVRTPLLVAIWVTAAVGFLGKIFLRHRINSISTASYLLLGWLPSIPLIGQIPSSLITAMFIGGLLYSFGVVLLINDSRLRYLHALWHVSVMLAASCHFLGIYWFLLG; encoded by the coding sequence GTGAGTGCTAGTAGTAACACCGTCATGATGGAAATTGGCGACGCGCCGATCAAGCTTGACCAGGAGTGGGCCAATGCGCTGACCCATGGCGTTGCAACGATCGTTTCGATTGTTGCTGCCACCCTATTGATCGGCCGAGCCGCCACCGTTGATGCCGGATTGTCCATCGCATGTGCGGCCTACATGGCCGGAGTGATCGGCACGTTTGCCTGTTCGACACTGTCTCATTTGATCCTTCGTCAACCGATGCTCGATACGCTTCGCGCATGGGATCAGGCGATGATCTACACCATGATTTCAGGAACGTACACCCCCATCGTGTATGCCTGTGCCCCCGACACCGTACGAACCCCATTGCTGGTCGCGATCTGGGTCACCGCCGCAGTCGGCTTTTTGGGAAAAATCTTCCTGCGGCATCGCATCAATTCAATCAGCACCGCGTCCTATCTGCTATTGGGTTGGTTGCCATCGATCCCGTTGATCGGGCAAATCCCCTCCTCACTGATCACCGCGATGTTTATCGGCGGATTGCTCTACTCCTTCGGAGTGGTGTTGTTGATCAATGACAGTCGCTTGCGTTACCTGCACGCCCTTTGGCATGTCAGCGTGATGCTGGCCGCGTCCTGTCATTTCCTAGGGATCTACTGGTTCTTGTTGGGGTAA